AGGCTTGGCTTCATTCGGAGTGGCGGTCTTGGGGGCTTCATTCGAACCACCCTGCTGTTGATTGGACATAGTATTTCCTTTCGAGAAAATCGCTTCAGTAAGTTTTGGTAAGTCTTTCTACTTTTGAGAGATGGCCATCAAAAAATAATCCACAAGTAGCAATCGAAGCTTTATTTCAGAATTGCTGTTCTTGAAGTTCTTCTCCGGCTAGGAATGCAGATGCTTCAGCACACCGACTTTTCCGTCGTCGTGAAGAATAAGGCTCGGCTGCCGAGGCCCTGGCGATGGGAAATCTATCGAGCCGGACGCCGTACTCCGATTGGACATTCCGACGTTTATTTTGAAACCGCGAGTGAAGCCAAACAGGCCGGACAAAAAGCTTTGAAGCTGCTTCTCAGCGAGTTTCCTGAGTAACGCCACATTGGCCCACCCGCTTATTCTTCGGCCCGCTCGTTTATTCTTCGCAATTCATCTTGGAACACTCATACGGTCGCGGTCAGATCCGATGAACGATCGTCAGCGCACCATACGGAACAAAAAAAGCCGGACGATAAAGGCATACGTCAGCTTACGGCAGTCGCGCCAGCGGCAGCACATGATCACGCGTCAGCGGCGCGAGATGCAGTTGCGACAGCATGGCGGCATCGGCCCAAACCGCCTCTTCGATCTCGGCCTGCGGCATGACGGGACCGGCAACATCGAGCGCATAGACCGCGGCCCGCACGCGAAAGCCGGGCTCGTTCGCCGCCGGTGCGTCGAACAGGCCGAGCGGCCGCACGCTCTCGGCGACAACCTGACAACCCAGCTCTTCATCGATCTCACGCATCAGCGCCGCAACATCGTTCTCGCCGGCATCGCGCTTGCCGCCCGGCTGCATGAAGGCCGCCGTACCGCGCTTTCGCACCAGCAGCAGCCGCCCCGCTTCGTCGCGAATAAGCGCAGCGACGATACTGATGACCTTCTCACTCACTCTCGCCCTCCTGCCCGAACAGACCGAATTGCGCCGGATCGCGTGGCGGCTCGGCAAGCCCGAGATGTTTGAATGCGTGCCCGGTGAGCAGACGCCCGCGCGGCGTGCGCTGCACGAAACCCTTCTGGATCAGGAACGGCTCGATGATGTCCTCGATGGCGTCGCGCGGTTCCGACAACGCCGCGGCGATGGTCTCGACGCCGACCGGCCCGCCGCCGTAATTGCGCGCAATCATCGTCAGATAACGCCGGTCCATCGCATCGAGCCCGGCATTGTCGACCTCCAGCGCGCTCAGCGCCTTGTCAGCGACCACGCGGTCGATCGCCTTGTTGCCGTCGACATGGGCGAAGTCACGCAGCCGCCGCAGCAGACGTCCGGCAATGCGCGGGGTGCCGCGCGAGCGGCGCGCGATCTCGTTGGCGCCGTCCTTGGTGATGCCGACGCCGAGCACGCGCGCACCGCGCGTGACGATCAGTTCCAGTTCGGCTTCGGTGTAGAAATTCAGCCGCACCGGAATGCCGAAACGATCGCGCAGCGGATTGGTAAGGAGGCCTGCGCGCGTGGTCGCGCCGACGAGCGTGAATTTCGACAATTCGATCTTCACCGAACGCGCCGCCGGACCTTCGCCGATGATGAGATCGAGCTGGAAATCCTCCATCGCCGGATAGAGCACTTCTTCCACCTGCGGATTGAGACGATGGATCTCGTCGATGAACAGGACATCGCGCTCTTCGAGATTGGTGAGCAAAGCGGCGAGGTCACCGGCCTTGGAAATCACCGGACCGGAGGTCGCGCGGAAATTCACGCCGAGTTCACGCGCGACGATCTGCGCCAGCGTGGTCTTGCCGAGACCGGGCGGGCCGACGAACAGCACATGATCGAGCGCTTCTTTCCGCGCTTTCGCGGCGCTGATGAAGATATCGAGATTGGCGCGCGCCTTTTCCTGGCCGATGAAATCGCCAAGCTTCAGCGGCCGCAGCGATGTGTCGGTGTCATCGTCTTCGCGCTTTTCGGGTGAAACAAGGCTGCGCTCGGTCGCCAAAATCAGGTGCCCCGCGAATATTTGTTCGGCAGCAATTCGCCGATCGACACCGCTGACGGCTCCGGCCCGTTCGGCACGATCACCCGTGCCTTGGCATCGTAATCGTGAATGAGTTCGCGGCACGAACCGCAGGGGGACACCACCTTGATATTCTGATCGGCCTCATACGGCCGTGGATGGCGGACAGCGACGATGGTCTCGATGCCCTTATCGCCACCTTCGGTGATCGAGCGGCCGATGGCGATGGCTTCCGCACACACCGCCATACGGCCGAGATAGGCATCGATATTCACGCCGGTGATGATGCGACCGTCGCGTGTGCGCATCGCTGCACCCACCTCCTGCCAGTCATTGCGATAGCGGTTCTTGATCGCCTCGCTCGCGGCGGCGATCAGTTCCTGATCTTCTTCACTCAGTTTCGACACGCCTGCACCTTGTACAATGTCATTTGGCACAATATCACTTCGCCAGTTCCTTCAGCCCGAAGCGGATCAGCTTCGCTGTGTCCGCCCCCTCGCCCGCGCCGCGCGAAGCGGCGGCGATCGCGGCGGCCGCCTGCGGCTGACCATAGCCCAGATTGACCAGTGCCGAGATGGCATCGCGCACCGGCTGCGGCGCGCGGTGGTCGTCCATGTCGCCTGATAATTTCACAACGGCCGGATCGACATCGCCGAAGGCCGGCACTTTTTCCTTCAATTCCGTCACAATGCGTTCGGCCACCTTGGCGCCGACGCCGGGCGTGCGCGAGATCGCCGCCTTGTCGCGCAGCGCAATGGCATTCGCAAGATCGGACGGCCGCAGCGTGCTGAGCACCGCCAGCGCCACCTTCGCGCCGACCCCCTGCACCGTCTGCAGCAGTCGGAACCATTCGCGCTCCACCTCGCTCGCAAACCCGAACAGCCGGATCTGATCCTCGCGCACATGCGTCTCGATCGACAGCGTCGTCGCCTCGCCCGGCGACGGCAGCGATTGCAGCGTCCGGGCCGAACAATGGACCTGATAGCCGACGCCATGCACGTCGACGATCACATAGTCTTCACCGTAAGAATCGATAGTGCCTTTGAGCTTGCCAATCATCGCTGTTCAGGATGCGAACCATGTCGCCGTTTTTGGGGCATCGGAATCCGGGCCACAGCCGTCATGTTTTTCAGGCTCCGACCACGCGCAATTCGGCCCGTGCGCGATGGTGCGCATGGGTGATGGCGATCGCCAGTGCGTCGGCCGCATCGTGCGAGCGAGGATTGGCTTTCGGCAGCAATACGTCGATCATCATGCGGATCTGCGCCTTCTCGGCGTGACCGGCGCCGACCACAGTCTTCTTCACGAGGTTCGGTGCGTACTCCGCGACCGCGAGGCCGGCGCGCGCCGGGATCAGCATGGCGATGCCGCGCGCCTGGCCAAGCTTCAGGGTCGCGGCGCCATCGCGATTGACGAAGGTCGCCTCCACCGCTGCCTCGTCGGGTGCGAACTCCTCGACCACCCTCGCCAGGCCATCGTGGATCGCCACCAGCCGTTCGGCCAAAGCGGCGCGCTCATGCGTCTCGACGGAACCGCAGGCGAGAAACACCAGCTTGTTGCCCTCGCAGGCGATCACGCCCCAGCCGGTACGGCGGAGACCGGGATCGATGCCGAGAATGCGAATCGGGCGCTTCATGCTGCCGCTCTGATAGCACGCCGGACGCATGGAAGGCGCGCGTCGCAGGCCCTCACAGCCCCCAGGCCGGCCTGATAAGCAGTTTTTTGCCGGGGGTTCCGTGATCGAATTACCTAATCTAGCGACGTTTTCCACTGTCATGGCCGAACCGCGCTTCATCGCTGGCGTCGGTGCCGCCGTGCTCGCCGGCATCGTGCGCGGTTTTTCCGGCTTCGGCTCGGCGCTGATCTATGTGCCGCTGATGGCGGCGATCTACGATCCGAAGATCGCGACGGTCTCGTTCGTGATCGCCGACTATCTCAGCATGTCGCCCTATTTTGTGCAGGCCTTCCGCAAGTGCCATTGGCGTGACGTGCTGCCTGCCTTCCTCGCTGCCGCAACCACCGTGCCTTTGGGCACGATGCTGCAGAAGACTGCCGATCCGATCGCCTTGCGCTGGGGCATGGCCGCCTTCGTCACGCTGTTCGTGGTGCTGCTGGCGGCCGGATGGCGCTATCACAGCAAACCGAATATGGCCGGCGCGATTGGGGCCGGCGCCCTGTCCGGCATCGCCGGCGGCGCAACGCAGATGTCGGGCCCGCCGCTGATCCTGTTCTGGCTGAGCGGCCCGCATCCCGCGCCAGCGGTGCGGTTCAACCTGATGGCGTGTCTCGCGCTGATCGGCTTCACACTGGTCCTCAGCTATGCGATCCAGGATCTGTTCAAGGCGACGCCCATCGCCCTCGGGCTGCTGCTCTGGCCGATCTACATCGTTTCGGTTTTCCTCGGCGCCACTCTGTTCGGCCGCACATCCGATCGCAGCTACCGCCGCATCGCCTATCTCATCATCGCCGCCTCGGCGGTGTTCAGCCTCCCCCTGTTCGATTCCTGGTTTCGGTGATGACCGAAGTATTTTCAGCGCAGGCCTTCAACACCGTCATTTACGACCCGCGCTTCGTCGCCGCTGTCGGCGTGGCGTTCCTGTCGGGCCTTGTGCGCGGCTTTTCCGGTTTCGGCTCGGCATTGATCTATATCCCGCTGATGGCGGCAATCTACGAACCGCGAGTGGCGGCGATCACGCTGCTGCTGACCGATTTCACGTCCAGCGCACCATTCACCGTGCCGCAGACGCGGCGCTGCAACTGGCGCGAGGTCGCTCCGGTCTGTCTTGCGGCAGCAGCGACGATCCCGTTCGGCGTGCTGGCGTTGCAATATCTCGATCAGACGATCCTGCGATGGGGCGCCGTGGCGCTGATCACCGCCCTGCTGGCGGTGCTGGTGAGCGGCTGGCGCTATCACGCCGAACCGAGATTATCGGCGTCGGTCGGCGTCGGGCTTTTCGCAGGCTTCGGATCGGGCGCATTGCAGATCGCCGGCCCGCCGGCCATCATCTACTGGCTTGGCGGACCGGGCAGCGCTTCGATCATTCGCGCCAACCTGATGGTCTATCTGACCTCGACGCAGCTCGTAGCTTTCCCGCTCTATTACATCCGCGGGCTGTTCAGCGCCGATGTGATTATCCTCTCGCTATTGCTCGGTCCGATCTTCATTGGATCGATGCTGCTTGGATCGCGGATGTTCAAGGGCGCCTCAGACACAGTCTACCGCCGCGCCGCCTATATCATCATCGCCTTGTCGGCGCTGGTGAGCCTGCCGCTGTTCGATGAACTGATCCAGTGAGAGGCCATTGCGGCGGGTCAGGTCATCCCCAGGATCGCGCCGGCGATCGCGCACAGGACGACAACCAGCCATGGCGGCGTTTTCCACATCGTCAGCAGCAGGAACGCCGCGGCACCCACGGCAAAATCCCAGCGGCTCAAAATCCCGGATGTCCAGACCGGGTGGTAGAGCGCGGCCAGCAGCAGGCCGACGACGGCGGCGTTGACGCCCTTGAGCGCCGCCTGCGCGGCCGGTCGCGTCCGCAATATGTTCCAGAACGGCAAGGCGCCGACGATCAGCAGAAACGACGGCAGGAACACCGCGACGAGGCACAGCGCGGCTCCCGCCCAGCCGTTCGGCTGCGGCCCCATCGCTGCGCCGAGGAAAGCAGCAAAGGTGAAAAGCGGGCCGGGCACGGCCTGCGCCGCACCGTAACCGGCGAGAAAGACATCGTTCGACACCCAACCAGGCGGTACGACTTCGGCCTGAAGCAGCGGCAGGACGACGTGGCCGCCGCCGAACACCAGCGATCCCGCGCGATAGAATGAATCGAAAAGAGCAAGGCTCTGGCTCGGAAAGGCCGCCGCGGCGAGCGGCAGCCCGACAAGCAGCGAGAAGAAGATGGCCAATGCTGCAACAGCCACAGTCCGGCTGACCGGCGACGGCAGCGCCACCTGACCTTCAGGCCCGCCATCGCGGAAGAGGGCCAGCCCCACCAGTCCGCCTAGAACGATGGCTCCGACCTGTCCCCATGCCATCGGAATAGCCAGGGTCAATGCCGCCGCTGCCACAGCCAGCGTCGCCCGCTCGCGATCGGGAGCCAGGCTGCGCATCATGCCGAGCACGGCCTGCGCGACAACGGCCACCGCCGCGATCTTGAGCCCGTGCAACCAGCCGCTGCCGAGCGCGTCACCGATGCTGGCGACGCTGTACGCGAACAGCACCATGGCGATGGCGGACGGCAAGGTGAACCCGAGCCACGCGGCAAAGCCGCCGGCAAAACCGGCCCGCAGGAGACCGACAGCGATGCCGACCTGGCTGCTCGCCGGCCCCGGCAAGAACTGGCACAGGGCGACAAGATCGGCATAGTCCTTGTCGTCGAGCCATTTGCGGCGGGCAACGAATTCGTTGCGGAAATAGCCGAGGTGGGCGATGGGACCGCCGAAGCTTGTCAGCCCGAGCCGCAGAAAGACGGTGAAGACTTCAGAGAGCGACCTGTGCTTCCGCACAGTCAGATCGTGATCGCCCGCCATGGATTCCCCTGACAGAAATTCTGCCCTCCCGGCGGAGCACAGTCGCAAGTATCGACGGGCGCAAGTAACCGGACGAAGTAACAATCTGATGTCGTCGCGGGGCAGCAATCTCCGGCGAATTTCAGGACCGCTTCAAGCCCCGGACCATGACCGAACGGCCCCGGTCGCCCTGCGCAACGTTACGCGCTCATCTTCGACATCAGCGAATCCGAGACTTCAAAATTCGCATAGACGTTCTGCACGTCGTCGCTTTCTTCCAGCACCTCGATCATGCGCAGCAGCTTTTCGCCCTGCTCGTCATCGACGGCGAGCGTGTTCTGCGGCTTCCAGATCAATGCCGACTTGCGCGGCTCGCCGAATTTGGCTTCCAGTGCCTTCGATACTTCAGCGAGCGCGTCCTGCGCGGTGTAGATTTCGTGGCCGGTCTCGCTCGAGATCACATCGTCCGCGCCGGCATCGATGGCCGCTTCCAGCATCGCATCGGCGCTGGCGACATCGGCATTGAACTCGACGATGCCGACATGATCGAACATGAAGGACACAGCGCCGGTTTCGGCCATGTTGCCGCCGTTCTTGGTGAAGGCGGAACGCACATCGCCGGCGGTGCGGTTGCGGTTGTCGGTCAGCACCTCGACAATGATGGCAACGCCGCCGGGACCATAGCCCTCGTAGCGCACCTCATCGTAACTCTCCGCGTCGCCGCCCTGGCTCTTCTTGATGGCGCGCTCGATATTGTCCTTGGGCATGTTTTCCGCGCGAGCGGCGATGATCGCGGCCCGCAGACGCGGATTAAAGTTCGGATCGGGCATGCCCATCTTGGCAGCGACGGTGATTTCCCGGCCGAGCTTGGAGAACAGCTTGGAGCGCGCCTTATCCTGGCGCCCCTTGCGGTGCATGATGTTCTTGAATTGGGAATGACCTGCCATGTTCCGGACCGACGCAATCAAGTGAGATTCTGCGCGGCGTTATAGGCGAGGCGTCGGCGAAAATCCAGAACGCGGGCTTTGCGAAATTCAGAGCATTTCCGGCTTGAAATAGCGCCGATAGCTGACCTCCCGGCCCGAAATCATGAACCGGCCGTCGCCCCGGTAATGGACGGTGCGCGGAAAACGCGGCCGCTCCGCGACATGCGCCTTCACCACCTCCCAGACGAACAGGCTGTATTTTTTGACCAGCCTGGCGTCGGCCAGACGGCATTCGAAATTGGCATAACATTCCTTGATCAGCGGCGCCTTCACCTCGGTTGCAGGCTCAGCGGTCAGACCGAATTGCGCGAACTTGTCGATGTCGGCGCCGGAAGAGTTGCCGATGCCGATCACGGTGCGGATCAGATCTTCGGTCGGAACATTGATGACACACTCGCGGCTGCGCCGGACCATCTCGAAGCTGTGATTGTTTTGCCAGATGTAACAGCCGATCAGAGACGGCGAGAATTCCATGATCATGTGCCAGCCCATGGTCATGATGTTGTTCTCGCCCTTCCAGTGCGAGGAGACCAGCACGATCGGTCCAGGCTCGATGAAACGGCGGACGTCGGAAACGGGGAAGTCGGTCTTGCGATATGTTTTCATCCCGCTCCAACATCCGACAATCGGCTTCGATCTGTTACAGCACCGTCTGCATCGGCGCGGCGAAGTAGCGATAGGCGTCGCCCTGCTTGGCGAGATAACCCACGCCCGGCCATGGAAAGTGATACGACACGAATGGCATGCGCTGCGATGCCAGCATGTCGAACACTTTCAGCCGGCTGGCGACGCCCTGCGCACCGTCGGTATCGAAAGCGAAAGCCACACGCGGCGTCTGCGTCGAGATCACGGCGTGATGGGCGATATCGCCGGAATTGAGCAGCGTTTTGCCTTCCGAGGTGACGACGTAAATCGTATGCCCGACGGTATGGCCCGGCGCCGCCATCGCCTGAATGCCGGGCAAGATCTCCTGCCCGTCCTTCACAAACACCATACGATCCTTGTTCGGCAGAAGATGCCGCCGCGTGCCCTCGATCATCGGCTTCATCATGTCGCCCTTAGCCTTGGACTCGTCGGTCCAGAAATCGAAATCGGCCTGCGACATGTAAATCTTTGCATTCGGGAAATTTGGCGCACCGGCGGCCGAGATCAATCCCCAACAATGGTCGGGATGCGCATGGGTCAGCACCACGGCGTCGACGTCTTTCGGATCGATACCCGCGGCTTTCAAATTGGCGAGCAGGCGGCCGCTCTTCGGCCCGAACATTTTCGAGCCGCCATCGCCGGTATCGAACAGCACGAGTTGATTGCCGGTATTGATCAGCAACGTATTCTGATCCATTTCGACATTGTCGGTCGGCAGGAAATTGTCGGCCAGAATCTTCGCCATATCTGCCTTGGACACGCCAGAGAATATGCCATCGCTTGGCGCACCAAGCGAGAGCGGGCCATCCGAAATCACCGTCGCCTCGAAAGCGCCAAGCTTGAAGCGATAGAAGGCGGGCGCCTGCACGTTCTGCATCGGCGCCTTCGCAAAGGCGTTACTGGTCGGCAATGCACCTGCGGCGACCAAAGCCGACAGGCCGGCAAGATATTGCCGGCGATTGAATATGGTTTGATTCAGCATGACATGATCTCCGGAAAACGAACAGTCTGATACCGGATCAATCGCGTTGTCGCGACAATTCTATGACCGGCGCATCAGGGACGGTCATTCCCGGTCGCGCTTTCACCGATCCAGGTATCGTTTTCGATCACGATCCTGCACGGTTCGACCGGCTTGTGGCGTTCGCGGCAGCCGTTGAGCACGGCCTTGCGCGCAGCCTCGATTGTGTTTGCGCCATATTGGGTGGAATAGGACTTTCCGTCCGGCGTCTGCGCAATCGCTTTATAGGTCGGGGCGGCGAGATAGCGTTCGAGGAAGCCGCGGCTCTTTTCCTGCATCTTGAGCTGCTTCATCAATTCGACGATGCGTTCGCGTTTCGTCGTCGGGAGATTATGGAAACGCAGGAATGCATCCATCTCCATCAGCCATTGCAGGCGGCCGGACGCCGTGGCGAACAAGGCGTGCCCGTCGGTGCCGAATTTCTCGAACATCACCAGCTTCACATCGCCGCCGCCATCGAGAAAAGCGCTCTGCATCCGCTCGACGAGAGCCGGACCGAAGAAGCTGTCATTCCTGGCATAGATCCAAAGGCTCGGCACACGGCTGCTGACACCGAAGGTTCTATAGGCATTCACCAGCACGTCTTCCTTCGGGCAATCGGGCATGCGCAGACCGCCGGAAATGCTGATGACGCCGCGCAGATTTTTGGGATTGCGCGCACCGAATGCGGTGACCGCCGCTCCTCCCGCCGAAACGCCGATGGCAATGGCCCGTTCCGGATCGGCATCGGGCCGTTTCGACACCACATCGAGCGTCGCCTGCAGGTCGTCCGCGTCGGCGGCAAGCCGGTCAGCGAATGTTGTGGTCGCGCAGCTCACAGGCGCCGCCATCGGACCGTCGGACTGCCCGAAGCCCCGCCGCATCACGACAACAGCGAGCCAGCCGCGCCGCGCGAGATCGCGCGCAACACCGGTATAATGCGCAGCACGGCTTTCCAGCATGTCGCCGAGGTTGGAGGCCTTGCCATGAGTGATGAGCGCGATCGGCAGCCGCTCTTGAGAGCCGGTCCGTTTGACGACAAGGCCTTCGAGTCGCACCGAACGGTTGTCGATGGTGGTGCGGAAGAAGGTGCGATCGATGGTAAACTCATCGGCCGGCGCTTCCGCCCGCGCAGCATTGTATGCCGCGAACAGCGACACCAGAAAGACAAACGCTCCGGCAAATGTTCGCATGCAATTTACGGTCGTTGAACGATGGCGATGACTATCGATCCGCATCGGAGCACTCGGCAAGAGTCACAACGATAGCCGTCCACATAAACGACGGCCAGTACACCCGGATGACACGACGCCGCACCAGCTATGGACGGGAAGGCCGCTTACGCCTCACGCCCAGAAGTGCGGCACGGCTTCCTCCAGTCGCGCGCCAAGCCGGACCGGGGCAACGCGCGTGGCAAGGCCGGATGCGTCGTCGGTTTCCACGGCCAGGCCGCACAAGGTCGCCGGCCCCGTCGCCGCCTCGAACTTGGCCGACGGGATGCGCCGCATGAAGCGCGACAGAGGCTCATCCTTTACCATGCCGATGACGGAATCATAATCGCCGGTCATGCCGGAGTCAGTCTGGTATGCCGTTCCGCCCGACAAAATCTGGTGATCGCTGGTCGGCACATGCGTATGCGTGCCGACGACGACGCTGACACGGCCATCCAGGAAATGACCCATCGCCTGTTTCTCGCTCGTCACTTCCGCATGGAAGTCGACCAGGATCGCATCGGCATCGCGCTTCAAGGCGCACATGTCGAGTTCGCGATCGATCGCCGTGAAAGGATCGTCGAGCGGATCGAGGAAGATGCGGCCCATCGCATTGATGACGAGCACGCGCGCGCCATTCTTGGCCTCGATCATCGCCGCGCCGCGGCCAGGCGTGCCTTTCGGATAATTGAGCGGACGCACGAGCAGCGGCGCACGCTCGATGAAGACGAGAGCCTCGCGCTGATCCCAGGCATGATTGCCGAGCGTCACCACATCGACGCCGTTATCGATGAATTCGCGGAAGATGCTTTCGGTAATGCCGAAACCGCCGGCCGAATTCTCGCCGTTCAAGACGACAAGATCGAGCTTCCAGTCCGATATAAGGCCGGGCAGCCGTTGATTGACGATAGCGCGCCCGGACCGGCCCACCACGTCACCGATAAACAAAATCCGCAAATATCAGCTCCGGAAATCGATGGTCTCAAGTTCCGTTAGCACAAGGTCGAGCCTCGCGTCGAACGCGGTGGCCGGGACCCGAGGGATCTCCTGCGCGGCAAACGCTACGCCGATTGCGATTACCGGCTTGATCCCCCGGATGCGGGCAATGGTCATGTCGTAATAGCCGGCGCCATAGCCGATGCGGTGGCCGTTGCGATCGAAGGCGGCTAGCGGCACCAGCATGATGTCGGGAAACACCTCGGGCGATTCCGGCCTGGGTTCGCGGATGCCCCAGACGCCGGAGGCCATCTCGTCACCGAACGCCCAGGCGCGCATGATCAGCGGATTGCCGCGCTTGGGCGTGACCGGCAAGGCGAGGCTCGCCCCCGCATCGCCGAGCTTGCGCATCAACGGCACAGGATTGAATTCGCTCTTCATCGGCGAATAGCCGGAGACGATCGTGCCCGGTTTGACACTGACAGGAAACGGCCGCTGCACGACCACCTCGACCGCAGCCACACGTTCGGCTGCCGGCATGGCATCGCGGCGCGCGAGGGCTTCACCGCGAAGAACGGACTTGGGTGGTGTGGCGGTTTGAGTTTTGGTTTCCAAACTGTCGAAGCCCTTCATCTGGTATTCTGGTTTGGCGCAAAAACAAGACTCTTGCGGCCGGGGCGATTGCCATCTGCACCATCGGGCTGAAAGCCTGCTCGCTCAAGAAGTCGCCATGACGCCACGTTCTCGGGCCTGCACTCCGCAACGATAAGATGTTCGGGATAGACGCGAACGAGGGCGCCGATGACACCCCTAACGGCCTCGGAAGCGAATCCGCGCCCTTGTGCGGCGGTCGCGAACCAATAGCCGATCTCGATTGTCTCGCTGTCTCGAATATGTGTTCCGACCGTCCCAAGAAGCGCAGGCTCGCCAAGCATCCACACGCCCCAGAAACAATCTTTGCCGTCCTGATTGCTGCCGATCAGCTTTTCGGCGTTCGCAAGGGTGAACGGCCGCTCCAGGAAATGGATCGCATCAATGATAGCAGGCTCGTCTGTCATGGCACGGAACGCCTCTGCGTCGGCCAGACTCAATTGCCGTATAAAAAGCCGTTCGGTTTTGATGTCGGGCAAACTGAGAAGGAGTTGATCCATGGCCAAAGGGGTAGCCGAGCGGCTGGGATGCATCAACTCACCCGCGCCTCGCGCGGGCACCACGCCGGGAAACAGCACACAACGAAAGAAAAAGCGCGGAGCCGCGATGGCCGTC
The genomic region above belongs to Pseudorhodoplanes sinuspersici and contains:
- a CDS encoding dienelactone hydrolase family protein; translation: MRTFAGAFVFLVSLFAAYNAARAEAPADEFTIDRTFFRTTIDNRSVRLEGLVVKRTGSQERLPIALITHGKASNLGDMLESRAAHYTGVARDLARRGWLAVVVMRRGFGQSDGPMAAPVSCATTTFADRLAADADDLQATLDVVSKRPDADPERAIAIGVSAGGAAVTAFGARNPKNLRGVISISGGLRMPDCPKEDVLVNAYRTFGVSSRVPSLWIYARNDSFFGPALVERMQSAFLDGGGDVKLVMFEKFGTDGHALFATASGRLQWLMEMDAFLRFHNLPTTKRERIVELMKQLKMQEKSRGFLERYLAAPTYKAIAQTPDGKSYSTQYGANTIEAARKAVLNGCRERHKPVEPCRIVIENDTWIGESATGNDRP
- a CDS encoding TIGR00282 family metallophosphoesterase — its product is MRILFIGDVVGRSGRAIVNQRLPGLISDWKLDLVVLNGENSAGGFGITESIFREFIDNGVDVVTLGNHAWDQREALVFIERAPLLVRPLNYPKGTPGRGAAMIEAKNGARVLVINAMGRIFLDPLDDPFTAIDRELDMCALKRDADAILVDFHAEVTSEKQAMGHFLDGRVSVVVGTHTHVPTSDHQILSGGTAYQTDSGMTGDYDSVIGMVKDEPLSRFMRRIPSAKFEAATGPATLCGLAVETDDASGLATRVAPVRLGARLEEAVPHFWA
- a CDS encoding 5-formyltetrahydrofolate cyclo-ligase, with the translated sequence MKGFDSLETKTQTATPPKSVLRGEALARRDAMPAAERVAAVEVVVQRPFPVSVKPGTIVSGYSPMKSEFNPVPLMRKLGDAGASLALPVTPKRGNPLIMRAWAFGDEMASGVWGIREPRPESPEVFPDIMLVPLAAFDRNGHRIGYGAGYYDMTIARIRGIKPVIAIGVAFAAQEIPRVPATAFDARLDLVLTELETIDFRS
- a CDS encoding GNAT family N-acetyltransferase, yielding MDQLLLSLPDIKTERLFIRQLSLADAEAFRAMTDEPAIIDAIHFLERPFTLANAEKLIGSNQDGKDCFWGVWMLGEPALLGTVGTHIRDSETIEIGYWFATAAQGRGFASEAVRGVIGALVRVYPEHLIVAECRPENVASWRLLERAGFQPDGADGNRPGRKSLVFAPNQNTR